CGTCTTCTGGGAATTTGATTCCTGCATCAATTAGAATAATTTCGTCTTGAAATTGTACGCCATATGTGTTTTTGCCGATCTCACCTAGTCCACCAAGGGCGAAAACAGCTGTCTCATTATTTTTTACGAATTTCATAAGAGCTTATTTTTCCCAGAGCGCGAAGTCTGGGTTTTCCTTTTCATATGCTAAATGTGCGTCACTGATTTTTTCAACAAATTCAATGTGGAAAGGTTCTTCTTTTAAAAGTTGGCGTACTTTTACTTCGCTTTCCGCTTCTACATATAGAGAATGTGTTTTTTCGCGTACGGGTGTTTCTGTAAGTGTTTCTTGATAAAATACTTTAAAAA
The nucleotide sequence above comes from Listeria ivanovii subsp. londoniensis. Encoded proteins:
- a CDS encoding DNA-dependent RNA polymerase subunit epsilon — its product is MIFKVFYQETLTETPVREKTHSLYVEAESEVKVRQLLKEEPFHIEFVEKISDAHLAYEKENPDFALWEK